The DNA segment AAAAGCATCTGAGAGTCCAATAGAAGGTGACACTGAGCAGAAAAGATTCTCACACCTTTTACCACAAATGAGAATTTTTCTATCCACTGTAAACTACAATGAAATTGCCATAAGAAGTTAAAATATGCCACAAACATATTTAAACTAACCtaaagttaatatatatttgcTGTTTGTGACAATAGAGGTAGATGTTGAAgcctagcatcatcatcatcatcatcatcatcgtttaacatccgctttccatgctagcatgagttgaacggttcaactggggtctggaaagccaggaggctgcaccaggctccagtctgatctggcagtgtttctacagctggatgcccttcttaacgccaaccactctgtgagtgtagtgggtgctttttacgtgccaggcgaggctggtaacggctacgatcggttggtgctttttacgtgccactggcacggaggccagtcagggcggcgctggcaacggccatgttcagatggttcctttatgtgccaccggcactggtatcacaactacaatttccattgatttttaatCGATTTcgtttgcctcaacaggtcttcgcaagcagagttttgtgtccgaaggaggaaaggtatgcataagtgggctggctatatcccaggtagaggccacgagttatggcctcacttgtcctgccgggtcttctcacgcatagcatacttccaaaggtctcggtcactagtcattgcctcggtgagacctaatgttcgaaggccgtgcttcaccacctcgtcccaatcTCACAGATGAGATGAAGGTACTTGAAATGTCATGTATTTGCAGACTGCCACCATCACAAATGCCAACATAGAAATGCTGATGTTAAAGCAACGGTGGTGATGACAATAGGTGACATAAATGAAGTCCCATAAcattttagcattcaggttactctataaaatgtaatgcttatatatctatattattttgaattactcatgcattgttttgtagctttgagatttcaatgatgagacTCTTTACATTAGgaatgacattttagggtaggtggaagaggtcagatctggttggtttaaatgctaaatggtgaaAGATGACAGGGAGTTTGGTGGAGTAGATATGGTTGTTATGGTTTGATATTCTATATAATGTTAAAGGTCATgtgtaattttattcttttacctgtttcagtcatttgaccaaaGCCATGCTAgcgcaccgtctttagtcgagcaaatcgaccccagggcttaatctttgtaagcctagtacttattctatcagtctcttttgccaaaccgctaagttatgggaacataaacacaccagcactggttgtcaagcaatggtggggggacaaacacaggcacacaaacatacacacacacacacacatatatatatatatacacacatacatatatatatatacatatatatatatatatatatatgtgtggtaagtagcttgcttaccagccgcatgattctgggttcagtcccattgtgtggcaccttgggcaagtgccttctactatagcctagggccgaccaaagccttatgagtggatttggtaggcggaaactgaaagaagtccatcgtatatatatatatataggcggaaactgaaagaagtccatcgtatatatatatatatatatatatatatatatatacgatggacttctttcagtttccgcctaccaaatccactcataaggctttggtcggccctaggctatagtagaaggcacttgcccaaggtgccacacaatgggactgaacccagaaccatgcggctggtaagcaagctacttaccacacagccactcctgcacctataatttgCAAGTTTTGGTGCATATGCTAAAAATAATTGAGATATTTActgttgtcttttatcttttacttgtttccaccattagactgcagccatgctggagcaccaagttaaagaattttgtcaaatgaatcaactctagtacttaattttttttttttttaaatcctggtgcttattttatcagttgcttggttgaactgctaagttacagggacagaaacacaccaatacaaatacaaagatacacacacataaatatgatggGCCTTTtccagtttgtctaccaaattcacttacaaagctttggttgtcccaaagctatagttgaagacacttgctcaaggtgaatGATTTCAATGTttaaagccttatatatatatcatcatcgtttaacgcccgttttccatgctggcatgggttggacggtttgactgaggactggcaaacccagaggctgcaccaggctccaatctgatctggcatggtttcttagctggagcccttcctaatgccaaaccactgagagtgtagtgggtgctttttagatgccactggcacgggagccaatcaggaggcactggcatcaaccacactcaagaggtgctttttacatgccagggtgTGATGTATaaactgtcgtcatcatcatttaacgtccactttccatgctagcatgggttggacgatttgactgaggtctggcaaaccagactccaatctgatctggcagagtttctacagctggatgcccttcctaacgccaaccactccgagagtgtagtgggggcttttacgtgccaccggcatgaggcatGCACGTTGttagttttttattttgttgactacacagtctagtagggtcagttgggcaccatcaatgagaaaaacagcaccatgatgcaattcactctgccagaaatcttgaaatgacatgctgtactgcttggcatttgtgccggaagctccaatttgaaaatttcagagtatttgggtgtcaatctagGGACATgttctgagagtgataaaaatcaaaacatccagtcaacatcatggtgtttagagtgatcactaatgatggcaacgttatgcatccattcatcttcccacacagcctcagactcaacacagaggcctacaaaTGTGTGGAGGAGATAATGATgtcctgggtgaagagggtggctgctggaagatcctatgtctgcaacaggactctgcaccatgccacacaagcaggggaacccagtcacagttgtcagacaatttctgcgaccacatcacccttaacatctaGCCAcccaactccccagactgcaacccccttaattattatgtgtagggtgcagttgagcaagagaccaacaaaactccttgtaacaccaaagctGAACCATAGGCAAGGATTATGGGttgcattcaccaacttaaacaaggtgaCCATCCAGAAGAGCTGTGAGAGATTCCGAAGTTgcctggaggccgtggttgaaaccaatggcgattttattgaataaatttactctttagtatttcaagatatttttatgtaattttagtaaatatatctgttaaaaatgagaagtcagtgttattttcatttttgtgtaatttagacagtATATTTACagaaccttgtatatatatatatatatatatatatatatatatatatatatataggttccttCCCAATTTATATAGACTCATAGCCAGTTTCCATGATGTATTTATTCCCCACCTgtacaggacaccagtccattgcagaatttctcatttttgccagctgaggggacgGGAGCattataaaatgaagtgttttgctcaagaacacaagatgtcacccggtccaggaatgaaaaccacaattttatgatcatgagtccaagtGTACCTGGCTATTAAAAATCTGCCACAATAGGTTTAGTatgacccatgccagcttggaaaaacaGACACAGGGTCAAAGGAAGGGAatcaaggagagagagacaggaccTCTGACCTTTGTAGACCACTGTGCCAACATGTGGCATTGATACCAAACCTAACACCATTGTCTGTTGGAAAACGGTGGGCAGGGAAGACCAACTCCAACCAACAGGCATTGGTGCTAAAGAAACCAGTGTGTCAAGCTGACCACCCATTTATttggaagtaaataaataatttaaataaaattataaataataaatgagataaaacctaaggtggtgagctgccagaatcgttagcacaccaggtgcaatgcttagcagcatttcgtccattttcagattctgagttcaaatcctgccgaggtcaactttgcctgtcatcctttcagggttaatgaagtaagtaccagctgagcactagggtcaatgtgatGAACTTAACTAGTTCTGGGTATGagtacagaagagagagagaaggaaagaaagaacaattgCATCCCTTTGCCAAGCCAATCTGACAGAGttggctcatcaaaccagtatgatctcaagccATTCTCTGGTAGAGAGAATACGCTGAGGCCTTCATCCTGCAGCAGATGGAACATGGGGGGAAATCCAATCCGAATGAGATAACATCTAATGTGATGTTTTGTGTCCAGTGTtttgcaacaagaaaaaaaactaccaaGTCACAATTAAAtagtcagtttttattttttcactgaaATGCTTCCACGTGCTGCCGTCTCGAATCTACTTTCAGTATTAAAATCTCAATCTGCATCTAGTtgtgactttttctttttttggggtcttactcttactctttctctttttttctttgttttagttAATGTCTCTGTTTCCTTTGCATCTGTTAACGGAAGCAAAGTTACTTTTGGGTCGCAAAGTTTATAGTAAGCTAGGTTGAGGGTATATGACGAAGAGGGTTTAGTCAAACCGTGGTCCAGGATGTGTGCTTTGGCAAGTAGAAATGCATAAAAGTATTTTTGACAAATGGGACATGTAAACAGCAATCGTACTTCTGAGGAGATTGGCTTGTCAAATGGATAATGTTGAAACTGCCCATAATGTGTATTaagattcttttgtttttcacaatGTAGGCCACATTTTTGGCAAACACTGTCTCCAGGAATCAGGACCTTTTTGTAGTCAACAACATCAGATATCGCGTAACAAGGCAGACTCTTTTCATTGTGCAATCTTACAAAATGATTGGAACATGAATATATATCCGGAAACACAGTAAAACATTTTGAACATGTAGCTAGTTTAGAGTAGAATTCTTTACCTTCATTTTTAATAGCCATCTCAGTTATAACAGAATCCGCTTTGAGTTTCTTTTTATAGAACATAGCTTTACACTTGCTGCAGCTTTTATGCACCTCATCTTTCAAATGTTGCAACGATTCTGTTCTGTCTGCAGAGACAAAGTCACAATAATCACATTTGTAGCAGACAAGTAGTTTGGAACTTTCTATCTGTAGACTGTTATTTTCTAAAGCCTTAgacttttttaattttatgtttttggCAGGCGGATCTTGATGGTCAATGTTGATTGATAAGGAAGAATCATCGTCTACCGGTGCCTTTCTCTTTTGCTCTGGCTGTGAGGAGCTACTCAAAGTGTATTGAAATCCATCAGAAGAATATACTTCATTGTTTAGTGGTGCAGCGCTTCTACAATTTTCTCTGAGCATCACTTTATAGATACGATCAAATATTTTAGAACTCTTGTTGTTGAAGCCATAAATGAGAGTTCTTTGAGCAGCGACCAGCTGATGAATAGGGTAGGGACCAGCATAATGATCCAAGAAATTTGGCATATTACTGGGTAATGATCCtggaaaagaacagaaaaatttacacaaaagtaACAACATATAAACTGGTTGTGTAAATAAGAAGGAAATATTAAACGACTCTTTCACTGACatctatggagagagagagagtaaaaattccatcaaattaaatatatatatattttcagattaCCATGCAACAGACCCTAATCTAAGTTGCTTTAATTAAAAGTTTTGTTTTGGATTACTTGGAGCTCTTCCTAAGCTCACTCAATTTAATATCTGATGACAGTTACAGGGCAGAGTAAAGGTTTCGTATTTTATTAGCATATGCTGAgctgatatatatttaacattttacacACTTAATTTCTGTGATATGAAGGGGTTCATTTAATGTTCTAACTCATCTGGTTAGATCTAAAAAATTGTGCCTGTAAAAAGAGATTAGTAACCCAAAGGCAGGGCACACTACTTCAATCAAACAAAAGGTTCTATAGATCAGAAGTTAATAAGAAAGGCTGTACACAAGTTCAGCTGTTGTGAAGATCTCAGTTACCATACAAGCTGAACTCACAAAATACTATCTGTTGGGGTGATctttaccagcatcgccttactggcacctgtgccggtgacatgtgtaaaaagattcgagcaaggtcgttgccagtaccgcctgactggcccccatgccagtggcacataaaagcacccactacactctcagagtggttggcattaggaagggcatccagctgtagaaactctgctagatcaagactgtagcctggtgcagccatctggttcaccagtcctcagtcaaatcgtccaacccatgctagcatggaaagcggatgttaaacgatgatgatgatgatgattgctataCCCACATTTGGGAATTCTCTTTAGAAAAATACAGAAATCCTTTTGAAATGATTtatccatttttgccagctgagtggactggagcaacgtgaaatgaagtgttttgctcaagaacacaacgcgtcgcccggtccaggaatcgaaaccacaatcttacgatcatgatgctgtcaccctaaccactaaatcatGCGCCTCCACACTACAACTAATATAATGGTTAAAATTTCCAATTTCACAGATACTAATTTTGACTGTTTTCTTCACTCAAAATAAATTAAGATTTAAAGGTTTCTAAGGAGAAAGGATCTGGTAGAGGAAAT comes from the Octopus sinensis linkage group LG11, ASM634580v1, whole genome shotgun sequence genome and includes:
- the LOC115217333 gene encoding uncharacterized protein LOC115217333 isoform X1, which encodes MTLRSLPSNMPNFLDHYAGPYPIHQLVAAQRTLIYGFNNKSSKIFDRIYKVMLRENCRSAAPLNNEVYSSDGFQYTLSSSSQPEQKRKAPVDDDSSLSINIDHQDPPAKNIKLKKSKALENNSLQIESSKLLVCYKCDYCDFVSADRTESLQHLKDEVHKSCSKCKAMFYKKKLKADSVITEMAIKNEGKEFYSKLATCSKCFTVFPDIYSCSNHFVRLHNEKSLPCYAISDVVDYKKVLIPGDSVCQKCGLHCEKQKNLNTHYGQFQHYPFDKPISSEVRLLFTCPICQKYFYAFLLAKAHILDHGLTKPSSSYTLNLAYYKLCDPKVTLLPLTDAKETETLTKTKKKRERVRVRPQKKKKSQLDAD
- the LOC115217333 gene encoding uncharacterized protein LOC115217333 isoform X2; the encoded protein is MPNFLDHYAGPYPIHQLVAAQRTLIYGFNNKSSKIFDRIYKVMLRENCRSAAPLNNEVYSSDGFQYTLSSSSQPEQKRKAPVDDDSSLSINIDHQDPPAKNIKLKKSKALENNSLQIESSKLLVCYKCDYCDFVSADRTESLQHLKDEVHKSCSKCKAMFYKKKLKADSVITEMAIKNEGKEFYSKLATCSKCFTVFPDIYSCSNHFVRLHNEKSLPCYAISDVVDYKKVLIPGDSVCQKCGLHCEKQKNLNTHYGQFQHYPFDKPISSEVRLLFTCPICQKYFYAFLLAKAHILDHGLTKPSSSYTLNLAYYKLCDPKVTLLPLTDAKETETLTKTKKKRERVRVRPQKKKKSQLDAD